A window from Microbacterium ginsengiterrae encodes these proteins:
- the gyrA gene encoding DNA gyrase subunit A, whose protein sequence is MTDEERPDINEAHEHGKIDQVDLQSEMQRSYLDYAMAVIVGRALPDVRDGLKPVHRRVIYGMYDGGYRPDKSFSKCARVVGEVMGQYHPHGDTAIYDTLVRLVQPWALRYPLALGQGNFGSPGNMGAAAPRYTETKMAPLALEMVRDIEEETVDFQDNYDGQTQEPVVLPSRFPNLLVNGSVGIAVGMATNIPPHNLREVADAALWALENPELPREELLEGLIKRIPGPDFPTGAQILGTKGIQEAYRTGRGSITMRAVVDVEEIQGRTCLVITELPYQVNPDNLAVKIGDLARDGKVTGIADIRDETSDRTGQRLVVVLKRDAVAKVVLNNLYKHTQLQDNFGANMLAIVEGVPRTLALDGFIANWITHQIDVIVRRTIFRLRKAEERMHILRAYLKALDALDEVIALIRRSPTPQEANEGLQRLLEIDDIQADAILAMQLRRLAALERQKIVDEATELEAKIADFKAILADEARQRAIIREELTEIVERFGDERRTHILHGFDGDVSMEDLIAEEEMVVTVTRDGYIKRTRSDNYRSQHRGGKGVKGAQLRADDIVEHFFVTTTHHWLLVFTDKGRVYRTKTYEIPEAGRDAKGSHVANLLALQPDENIAQILALADYDEAEYLVLATRDGLVKKTRLSEYDTNRQGGVIAIRLREDDELVSAMIVDATDDILLISRHGMSLRFNATDEALRPMGRATAGVKGMSFRGEDTLLSASVADEDGYVFVVTDGGYAKRTAISEYRVQGRGGIGIKVAKLNDDRGVLAGGLIVSEDDEVLVVLSSGKVVRSAVAEVPAKGRDTMGVVFARTSEKDRILAIARNGERGLDEVEAETASDGAAPESAPAPETDPSPEETDA, encoded by the coding sequence ATGACTGACGAAGAACGCCCTGACATCAACGAGGCGCACGAACACGGCAAGATCGACCAGGTCGACCTGCAGTCGGAGATGCAGCGCAGCTACCTCGACTACGCGATGGCCGTCATCGTCGGGCGCGCCCTGCCCGACGTGCGGGACGGACTCAAGCCCGTCCACCGCCGCGTGATCTACGGCATGTACGACGGCGGATACCGCCCCGACAAGTCGTTCTCCAAGTGCGCCCGCGTCGTCGGCGAGGTGATGGGTCAGTATCACCCGCACGGTGACACCGCGATCTACGACACCCTCGTCCGACTCGTGCAGCCGTGGGCGCTGCGTTACCCGCTGGCTCTCGGCCAGGGGAACTTCGGCTCCCCCGGCAACATGGGCGCGGCCGCCCCCCGGTACACCGAGACGAAGATGGCTCCGCTCGCGCTCGAGATGGTGCGCGACATCGAAGAGGAGACCGTCGACTTCCAGGACAACTACGACGGCCAGACCCAGGAGCCCGTCGTCCTGCCGTCGCGCTTCCCGAACCTGCTCGTCAACGGCTCGGTCGGCATCGCGGTCGGCATGGCCACGAACATCCCGCCGCACAACCTCCGCGAGGTGGCCGATGCCGCGCTGTGGGCGCTGGAGAACCCGGAGCTTCCGCGCGAGGAGCTCCTGGAAGGGCTGATCAAGCGGATCCCCGGTCCCGACTTCCCGACGGGTGCGCAGATCCTCGGCACCAAGGGCATCCAGGAGGCCTACCGGACCGGCCGCGGATCCATCACGATGCGCGCAGTCGTGGACGTCGAGGAGATCCAGGGCCGCACCTGCCTCGTGATCACCGAGCTCCCCTACCAGGTCAACCCCGACAACCTCGCCGTCAAGATCGGCGACCTCGCCCGCGACGGCAAGGTGACGGGCATCGCGGACATCCGCGATGAGACCAGTGACCGTACCGGCCAGCGACTCGTCGTCGTCCTCAAGCGGGATGCCGTCGCCAAGGTCGTGCTGAACAACCTGTACAAGCACACGCAGCTGCAGGACAACTTCGGCGCGAACATGCTGGCGATCGTCGAAGGCGTGCCGCGCACGCTCGCGCTCGACGGCTTCATCGCGAACTGGATCACCCACCAGATCGACGTGATCGTCCGGCGCACGATCTTCCGCCTTCGCAAGGCCGAGGAGCGGATGCACATCCTGCGCGCCTACCTGAAGGCGCTCGACGCGCTCGACGAGGTCATCGCGTTGATCCGCCGCTCCCCCACGCCGCAGGAGGCGAACGAAGGTCTGCAGCGACTCCTCGAGATCGACGACATCCAGGCGGATGCCATCCTCGCGATGCAGCTGCGTCGCCTGGCCGCCCTCGAGCGCCAGAAGATCGTCGACGAGGCAACCGAGCTCGAGGCCAAGATCGCCGACTTCAAGGCGATCCTCGCCGACGAGGCCCGTCAGCGTGCGATCATCCGCGAGGAGCTCACGGAGATCGTCGAACGCTTCGGCGACGAGCGCCGCACGCACATCCTGCACGGCTTCGACGGCGACGTGTCGATGGAAGACCTCATCGCCGAGGAGGAGATGGTCGTCACCGTCACTCGCGACGGTTACATCAAGCGCACGCGCAGCGACAACTACCGGTCGCAGCACCGCGGCGGCAAGGGAGTCAAGGGTGCGCAGCTGCGCGCCGACGACATCGTCGAGCACTTCTTCGTCACCACCACGCACCACTGGCTGCTGGTGTTCACGGACAAGGGTCGCGTCTACCGGACGAAGACCTACGAGATCCCCGAGGCCGGCCGTGACGCCAAGGGCAGTCACGTCGCGAATCTCCTCGCCCTGCAGCCGGACGAGAACATCGCGCAGATCCTCGCGCTGGCGGACTACGACGAGGCGGAGTACCTCGTGCTCGCCACCCGCGACGGACTGGTGAAGAAGACGCGTCTGAGCGAGTACGACACCAATCGTCAGGGCGGCGTGATCGCCATCCGCCTCCGTGAGGACGACGAACTCGTCAGCGCGATGATCGTCGACGCCACCGACGACATCCTCCTCATCTCCCGGCACGGCATGTCCCTGCGCTTCAATGCGACCGACGAGGCGCTGCGTCCGATGGGACGCGCGACCGCCGGTGTGAAGGGCATGAGCTTCCGCGGTGAGGACACGCTCCTTTCGGCATCCGTCGCCGACGAGGACGGGTACGTGTTCGTCGTGACCGACGGCGGCTACGCCAAGCGCACCGCGATCAGCGAATATCGGGTGCAGGGACGCGGCGGCATCGGCATCAAGGTCGCCAAGCTCAACGACGACAGGGGCGTCCTCGCAGGCGGTCTGATCGTCAGTGAGGACGACGAGGTCTTGGTGGTTCTGTCCAGCGGCAAGGTGGTACGCTCTGCCGTGGCCGAGGTGCCTGCGAAGGGTCGAGACACCATGGGAGTGGTGTTCGCCCGGACGTCCGAGAAGGATCGCATCCTCGCAATCGCCCGCAACGGAGAGCGGGGCCTCGACGAGGTCGAGGCGGAGACGGCATCCGACGGAGCCGCACCCGAATCGGCACCGGCCCCCGAAACTGACCCGAGCCCTGAGGAAACAGACGCATGA
- a CDS encoding DUF3566 domain-containing protein yields MSTVADKLAKKSTRKTGGKQVRLRLVYIDFWSAVKLSFLAAVAMAIVTMVSFFLIYLVLQATNLIAQADEFVGNVTDGGVSLASLLGLPQVMAFAAVVSILNLIVFTVLGAVVAGIYNLAVKVTGGLLVGFMSN; encoded by the coding sequence ATGAGCACAGTAGCCGACAAGCTGGCGAAGAAGTCCACGCGCAAGACCGGCGGCAAGCAGGTCCGGCTGCGCCTGGTGTACATCGACTTCTGGTCGGCCGTGAAGCTGTCCTTCCTGGCAGCAGTGGCGATGGCCATCGTGACGATGGTGTCGTTCTTCCTCATCTACCTCGTGCTGCAGGCGACCAACCTCATCGCGCAGGCGGACGAGTTCGTCGGCAACGTCACCGACGGCGGGGTCTCGCTGGCCTCGCTGCTCGGACTGCCGCAGGTGATGGCGTTCGCCGCCGTCGTCTCGATCCTCAACCTCATCGTCTTCACGGTGCTCGGTGCGGTCGTGGCGGGTATCTACAACCTCGCCGTGAAGGTGACCGGCGGGCTGCTGGTCGGCTTCATGTCGAACTGA
- a CDS encoding sensor histidine kinase: MTTQTASPPPSVARTATRPRVFLTILHLAALGVIGALVIGVVAALFGTGVGLLFAFGIGVVFLVGLVYALFGIAWFEVVRVRGLYDLDVPDLTLRRRLAPGFGGWIRQIGRQSIDGRMWRALANFAIACVLGAVVIRLFWGLVRSAIYAFTPLFTSGEIDAPFGTTIAAGWAPVLGIVGVAASLAGMIGLALLHRVIARGLIVPSRAAELTEKVRTTSAQREGAVRAADVERTRIERDLHDGVQPRLVSVGMTLGLAQQKIDDDPAAAKELISEAHTSTKAAITELRQLARGIHASVLDDRGLDAALSALASRSHIPVHLDVRMNGRCSRDAEAAVYFSIAESLTNAAKHSRASECRVVVRVRDGGTLWARVEDNGIGGAQVQPGGGLDGISNRVLAAGGTFRIDSPQGGPTSLEASVPCAS; encoded by the coding sequence ATGACCACTCAGACTGCCTCCCCGCCACCGAGCGTCGCACGCACCGCGACCCGACCGAGGGTGTTCCTGACGATCCTCCACCTCGCGGCACTCGGAGTGATCGGCGCACTGGTGATCGGTGTCGTCGCGGCCCTGTTCGGGACCGGCGTCGGCCTCCTGTTCGCGTTCGGTATCGGCGTGGTGTTCCTCGTCGGCCTCGTCTACGCGCTGTTCGGGATCGCATGGTTCGAGGTCGTCCGCGTCCGCGGGCTGTACGACCTCGACGTCCCCGACCTCACGCTGCGCCGCCGGCTCGCGCCGGGGTTCGGTGGCTGGATCCGTCAGATCGGGCGGCAGAGCATCGACGGGCGCATGTGGCGCGCCCTCGCGAATTTCGCGATCGCCTGCGTGCTCGGTGCCGTCGTCATCCGGCTCTTCTGGGGCCTGGTGCGCTCGGCGATCTACGCGTTCACTCCCCTGTTCACCTCCGGTGAGATCGATGCGCCGTTCGGCACCACGATCGCGGCGGGGTGGGCTCCCGTCCTCGGCATCGTCGGAGTCGCGGCATCGCTGGCCGGGATGATCGGACTCGCGCTCCTGCACCGCGTCATCGCCCGCGGTCTCATCGTCCCCAGCCGCGCGGCGGAGCTCACCGAGAAGGTGCGGACCACCTCGGCGCAGCGCGAGGGCGCCGTCCGAGCAGCCGACGTGGAGCGTACGCGGATCGAGCGCGACCTGCACGACGGCGTCCAGCCGCGACTGGTGTCAGTCGGCATGACCCTCGGGCTCGCCCAGCAGAAGATCGACGACGACCCCGCCGCCGCCAAGGAGCTGATCTCCGAGGCGCACACCTCCACGAAGGCGGCCATCACCGAGCTGCGACAGCTCGCCCGCGGCATCCACGCCTCTGTGCTCGACGACCGCGGACTCGACGCGGCACTGTCCGCTCTGGCGAGCAGGTCGCACATCCCCGTCCATCTCGATGTGCGGATGAACGGCAGGTGCAGCCGGGATGCGGAGGCCGCCGTGTACTTCTCGATCGCCGAGTCGCTCACCAACGCCGCCAAGCACTCCCGCGCCAGCGAATGCCGGGTCGTCGTCAGGGTGCGCGACGGTGGCACTCTGTGGGCCAGAGTCGAGGACAACGGCATCGGGGGCGCGCAGGTGCAGCCCGGCGGCGGGCTCGACGGCATCTCGAACCGGGTGCTCGCGGCCGGAGGAACGTTCCGCATCGACAGCCCGCAGGGCGGGCCGACATCGCTGGAGGCGAGCGTGCCGTGCGCATCCTGA
- a CDS encoding response regulator, with the protein MRILICEDSVLLREGLIRLLEDAGHEVVAALADTEGLTDTVENTDPELCILDVRLPPTFTDEGIRAALGLRRTHPSLPLLVLSQYVEERYASDLIAAQGGPLGYLLKDRVADVSDFLASVTRIAEGGSVLDPEVVAQLLTRRNRDDRMLQLTERERTVLALIAEGKSNQAIAGLLFLSPASVEKNITSIFQKLGFEQDESGNRRVLAALAHIENTGGQTPLGNQP; encoded by the coding sequence GTGCGCATCCTGATCTGTGAGGACTCCGTCCTGCTGCGCGAGGGCCTGATCCGTCTGCTCGAGGACGCCGGCCACGAAGTGGTCGCCGCGCTCGCCGACACCGAGGGCCTCACCGACACCGTCGAGAACACGGACCCCGAGCTGTGCATCCTGGACGTCCGGCTGCCGCCGACGTTCACGGACGAGGGGATCCGGGCGGCGCTCGGGTTGCGCAGGACGCACCCCTCCCTGCCGCTGCTCGTGCTGTCCCAGTACGTCGAGGAGCGCTACGCCAGCGACCTCATCGCCGCGCAGGGCGGCCCGCTCGGCTACCTGCTGAAGGACCGGGTCGCGGATGTCTCCGACTTCCTCGCCTCGGTGACGCGGATCGCTGAGGGCGGCTCGGTGCTCGACCCCGAGGTCGTCGCCCAGCTGCTCACCCGGCGGAACCGTGACGATCGGATGCTGCAGCTCACAGAACGCGAGCGCACGGTGCTCGCCCTGATCGCCGAGGGCAAGTCGAACCAGGCGATCGCCGGGCTGCTGTTCCTCTCCCCCGCCAGTGTGGAGAAGAACATCACCTCCATCTTCCAGAAGCTGGGCTTCGAGCAGGACGAATCCGGCAACCGGCGAGTGCTGGCCGCGCTCGCCCACATCGAGAACACCGGCGGTCAGACACCGCTCGGAAACCAGCCATGA
- a CDS encoding DUF4097 family beta strand repeat-containing protein, protein MNSETHDQGSTGGVPTTPPPAPQKLGSAPEAPSGPTSSGPRRRPGKGAAIAIAAFGGVVLLGAGGNAAFAAAHDVAAASNTGRGETQTVSAAGLESLTVDVAASEVTLRFGDVDEATLVVTGDRSRNWTLERDDDELVVRSPERSFGWWFGGDWFGGDWFGDDEKAVLTLPDSLDGGRLDADFALSAGSLDIEGVYGEVDLDVGAGALRMDGAATSVDADVSAGRADLALQNVSEADFRVAAGKLVATLTDAAPSSVMIDVSAGSLDLTLPDETYDLSQDVSAGDLENRLDTSNDSRFKIVASVSAGEVVLRSRD, encoded by the coding sequence ATGAACAGCGAGACGCACGACCAGGGGAGCACAGGCGGCGTCCCCACCACTCCCCCGCCCGCACCGCAGAAGCTCGGTTCCGCACCCGAAGCCCCGTCCGGTCCGACCTCGAGCGGGCCGCGCCGTCGACCGGGCAAGGGAGCGGCCATCGCGATCGCGGCGTTCGGCGGAGTCGTGCTGCTGGGCGCCGGCGGCAACGCCGCGTTCGCTGCTGCACATGACGTCGCCGCCGCCTCGAACACGGGGCGTGGTGAGACCCAGACCGTGAGTGCGGCCGGACTCGAGAGTCTCACGGTTGATGTGGCAGCCAGCGAGGTGACGCTGCGGTTCGGTGACGTCGACGAGGCGACCCTCGTCGTCACCGGTGACCGCTCCCGCAACTGGACGCTCGAACGGGACGATGACGAGCTCGTCGTCCGCAGCCCGGAGCGCTCCTTCGGATGGTGGTTCGGAGGCGACTGGTTCGGAGGTGACTGGTTCGGGGATGACGAGAAGGCCGTCCTCACGCTGCCGGACAGCCTCGACGGCGGGCGCCTGGATGCGGACTTCGCGCTCAGCGCGGGAAGCCTCGACATCGAGGGCGTGTACGGGGAGGTCGACCTCGACGTCGGAGCCGGCGCGCTCCGGATGGACGGCGCCGCCACGTCGGTCGACGCGGATGTCAGTGCCGGTCGCGCCGACCTCGCGCTGCAGAACGTGTCGGAGGCCGACTTCCGCGTCGCGGCGGGCAAGCTCGTCGCCACCCTCACCGACGCCGCGCCGAGCTCGGTCATGATCGACGTCAGTGCGGGATCGCTGGATCTCACACTCCCCGATGAGACCTACGATCTGTCCCAGGACGTCAGCGCCGGGGACCTCGAGAACCGTCTCGACACGTCGAACGATTCGAGGTTCAAGATCGTCGCATCCGTCTCTGCGGGGGAGGTCGTCCTCCGCAGCCGGGACTGA
- a CDS encoding GntR family transcriptional regulator — translation MNSLTFNTTTIARRGLRDDVHDSILELLLRGDPEPGTRLSIDTIARQLGVSPTPVREALVQLERTGLVTREALKGYRVAPPLGAEQITELVRAREMLEGTAALLAGSSTTELLPELRAAHERHRAAGEAIMSAMDDDHDDVALSAEYYARDQDFHRVIFRHCGNRYLSEMKDNLGAQLHRLRQIVNRGVTDVQEAIGEHEAIIAAFETGDPQQAQRAMEQHIRNVLVRSLRDEQ, via the coding sequence GTGAACAGTCTCACCTTCAACACCACGACCATCGCGCGGCGCGGGCTGCGCGACGATGTCCACGACAGCATCCTCGAGCTGCTCCTGCGCGGCGACCCGGAACCGGGGACACGACTGTCGATCGACACGATCGCACGACAGCTCGGAGTGTCCCCGACGCCGGTCCGTGAAGCGCTCGTGCAGTTGGAGCGCACGGGGCTCGTGACGCGTGAGGCGTTGAAGGGTTATCGTGTGGCCCCTCCGCTCGGTGCGGAGCAGATCACCGAACTCGTCCGCGCCAGAGAGATGCTCGAGGGCACGGCGGCGCTCCTCGCCGGCTCATCGACCACCGAGCTGTTGCCGGAGCTGCGCGCCGCGCATGAAAGACATCGCGCCGCCGGCGAGGCCATCATGTCCGCCATGGACGACGACCATGACGACGTCGCGCTGTCGGCGGAATACTATGCGCGCGACCAGGACTTCCACCGGGTGATCTTCCGTCACTGCGGGAACCGGTACCTCTCGGAGATGAAGGACAACCTCGGCGCGCAGTTGCACCGCCTCCGCCAGATCGTGAACCGCGGTGTCACGGACGTGCAGGAGGCGATCGGCGAGCACGAGGCGATCATCGCAGCCTTCGAGACCGGCGATCCGCAGCAGGCGCAGCGCGCGATGGAGCAGCACATCCGGAACGTGCTCGTCCGGTCCCTACGCGACGAGCAGTGA
- a CDS encoding sugar phosphate isomerase/epimerase family protein yields the protein MMSTTLTAETWPVGANMLAFGNRAPDGSPLVDASSLVWAAQLRQVKELGVDQVDPTDAWLCLAKLSDDRLEEFRGVLDGEGMSLSSISLTRNSVVDRGRGEENLRDAHRFIDIAPSFGVGVVNTGFMQDLTPEQATATWFWLAEGHRDDPALRDLAIDRIRELGDHAARLGIQVSLEMYEDTYVGTADEAVAFLQDVDHASVGLNPDIGNLIRLHREIEPWEDMFEKVLPHANFWHIKNYTRDFDPATGAYATAPMPLKYGYVNYRKVIRRAVELGYDGPFCCEHYGSDSLGVVAENVQYVRQVLGSALNDPTISR from the coding sequence ATGATGTCCACAACCCTCACCGCCGAGACCTGGCCGGTCGGCGCGAACATGCTGGCGTTCGGAAACCGAGCGCCGGACGGTTCCCCTCTGGTGGACGCCTCCTCACTCGTGTGGGCGGCGCAGCTGCGGCAGGTGAAGGAGCTCGGCGTCGATCAGGTCGATCCGACCGACGCCTGGCTGTGCCTGGCCAAGCTCTCGGACGACCGGCTCGAGGAGTTCCGCGGCGTCCTCGACGGTGAGGGCATGAGCCTGTCGTCGATCTCCCTCACGCGCAATTCCGTGGTCGATCGCGGGCGGGGCGAGGAGAACCTCCGCGATGCGCACCGCTTCATCGACATCGCTCCGAGTTTCGGCGTCGGGGTCGTGAACACCGGCTTCATGCAGGACCTCACCCCGGAGCAGGCCACGGCGACATGGTTCTGGTTGGCGGAGGGCCACCGCGATGACCCGGCCCTGCGCGACCTCGCGATCGACCGCATCCGTGAGCTCGGCGACCATGCCGCCCGGCTGGGGATCCAGGTGAGCCTCGAGATGTACGAGGACACCTATGTGGGAACGGCGGACGAGGCCGTGGCGTTCCTCCAGGACGTCGACCACGCGAGCGTCGGACTGAACCCCGACATCGGGAACCTCATCCGGCTCCATCGGGAGATCGAGCCGTGGGAGGACATGTTCGAGAAGGTGCTCCCGCACGCGAACTTCTGGCACATCAAGAACTACACGCGCGACTTCGATCCGGCCACCGGGGCGTACGCCACCGCCCCCATGCCGCTGAAGTACGGCTACGTCAACTACCGCAAGGTCATCCGCCGAGCAGTCGAGCTCGGGTACGACGGTCCGTTCTGCTGCGAGCACTACGGCTCTGATTCGCTCGGGGTGGTCGCCGAGAACGTCCAGTACGTGCGCCAGGTGCTCGGGTCCGCGCTGAACGACCCGACGATCAGCCGCTGA
- a CDS encoding GbsR/MarR family transcriptional regulator → MTVPDESELDYVDEIAAFFAAEGMPLIPGRVIGWLLISDPPEQSAADLARVLDVSRSSISSAVRLLIPSGLVETVRRRGERQEYLRIHPDGWSRMLAGRYAKTTAFRRITERGLELLDDTDPARRTRLEHVTELYRFLEAELPAMWARWEQRIAER, encoded by the coding sequence ATGACAGTTCCCGATGAGAGCGAACTCGACTACGTCGACGAGATCGCCGCCTTCTTCGCTGCGGAGGGCATGCCCCTCATCCCTGGACGCGTGATCGGGTGGCTGCTCATCAGCGATCCGCCCGAGCAGAGCGCGGCCGACCTCGCGAGGGTGCTCGACGTCAGCCGGAGCTCGATCAGCTCGGCGGTGCGCCTGCTCATTCCCAGCGGCCTCGTCGAGACGGTGCGTCGGCGCGGCGAGCGGCAGGAGTATCTGCGCATCCATCCGGACGGCTGGAGCCGCATGCTCGCCGGGCGGTACGCCAAGACCACGGCGTTCCGCCGGATCACGGAGCGCGGGCTCGAACTCCTCGACGACACGGACCCCGCACGACGCACGCGCCTCGAGCACGTCACCGAGCTGTATCGGTTCCTCGAGGCGGAGCTTCCGGCGATGTGGGCTCGGTGGGAGCAGCGCATCGCCGAACGCTGA
- a CDS encoding alpha/beta fold hydrolase produces MSRSPDAAADLGRSVLIPQPEGALRVITRGEKGTPVLLLSGAGDDNVSLSWRRAIPVLAEEHRVFALDWPKQGASTPWDGVADHERMLACIDAVLDHFSLEAASIVGLSQGGALALAYAIERPERVERLVALAPAGILSFPPVIHQMLWLTAKSRLLNRTLPSWIFRSRAACAWVARNSLFGGPVDDFDEIVDEYHADVVAHGSGSSDWQNASIGFLRMRVDLRPRLSEIRHPTLIIQGSADKAVPPAQSRAAAALIPGARFELIEGGGHWSNRQCPQRVNDLIADFLRPADSSREGEG; encoded by the coding sequence ATGTCCCGATCTCCGGACGCGGCCGCCGACCTCGGTCGATCCGTCCTCATCCCTCAGCCAGAGGGTGCGCTGCGGGTCATCACCCGCGGCGAGAAGGGCACGCCGGTCCTCCTCCTCAGCGGCGCAGGCGATGACAACGTCTCGCTGAGCTGGCGACGGGCCATCCCGGTGCTGGCCGAGGAGCATCGCGTGTTCGCGCTCGACTGGCCGAAGCAGGGCGCGAGCACGCCATGGGACGGCGTCGCCGACCATGAGCGGATGCTCGCATGCATCGATGCCGTGCTCGATCACTTCTCGCTCGAGGCCGCTTCGATCGTCGGGCTCTCCCAGGGCGGCGCGCTGGCGCTGGCGTACGCGATCGAGCGGCCGGAGCGCGTGGAGCGGCTGGTCGCGCTGGCTCCTGCCGGCATCCTGTCGTTCCCGCCGGTCATCCACCAGATGCTCTGGCTGACGGCGAAGTCGCGTCTGCTCAACAGGACGCTGCCGTCGTGGATCTTCCGAAGCCGAGCCGCGTGCGCGTGGGTGGCGCGCAATTCGCTGTTCGGCGGACCGGTCGACGACTTCGACGAGATCGTGGACGAATACCACGCGGACGTCGTCGCCCACGGCTCCGGCTCATCGGACTGGCAGAACGCCTCGATCGGCTTCCTGCGGATGCGTGTGGACCTGCGCCCTCGCCTTTCCGAGATCCGGCATCCGACCCTCATCATCCAGGGCAGTGCCGACAAGGCGGTGCCGCCCGCGCAGTCCCGTGCAGCGGCGGCACTGATCCCCGGGGCACGGTTCGAGCTGATCGAGGGAGGAGGGCACTGGTCGAACAGGCAGTGTCCCCAGCGCGTCAACGATCTCATCGCCGACTTCCTGCGTCCGGCGGACTCGTCACGTGAAGGAGAAGGATGA
- a CDS encoding 3-deoxy-7-phosphoheptulonate synthase has protein sequence MSTITAAETTADLHVARFTTLPSPGDVAAELPIGDERAALVARTRDEVRTIMAGEDDRLLVVVGPCSIHDTAAGLEYAGRLVREAQVHRDDLLVVMRTYFEKPRTTVGWKGLINDPHLDGSHDIETGLRRARGFLRDVTALGMPCATEFLEPISPQYTADLITWGAIGARTTESQIHRQLASGLSMPIGFKNGTDGGLQVALDAVAASSAPQAFLGIGTDGRASLVTTTGNPDTSIILRGGADGPNYGPSHVRDAAQRLDAAMLTPRVILDASHANSGKDHVRQAEVAAEIGAQIAEDGAAIAGVMLESNLEAGAQKLDVSVRTRLVYGQSVTDACMGWDATTAALEALAQGVRARRA, from the coding sequence ATGAGCACCATCACCGCAGCAGAGACCACCGCCGACCTGCACGTCGCACGGTTCACCACGCTCCCCTCCCCCGGCGACGTCGCCGCTGAGCTTCCGATCGGTGACGAGCGCGCCGCACTCGTCGCCCGCACAAGGGACGAGGTGCGGACGATCATGGCCGGCGAGGACGACCGACTGCTCGTCGTCGTCGGACCGTGCTCGATCCACGACACCGCGGCCGGTCTGGAGTACGCCGGACGCCTCGTGCGCGAGGCCCAGGTGCACCGGGACGACCTGCTGGTCGTCATGCGCACGTACTTCGAGAAGCCGCGAACGACCGTCGGATGGAAGGGCCTCATCAACGATCCGCACCTCGACGGCAGCCACGACATCGAGACCGGACTGCGCCGAGCACGCGGCTTCCTCCGCGACGTCACCGCTCTCGGGATGCCGTGCGCGACCGAATTCCTGGAGCCCATCAGCCCGCAGTACACCGCCGACCTCATCACCTGGGGCGCGATCGGTGCACGGACGACGGAGAGCCAGATCCACCGGCAGCTCGCCTCCGGGCTGTCGATGCCGATCGGCTTCAAGAACGGCACGGACGGCGGTCTGCAGGTCGCCCTCGACGCCGTCGCGGCGTCGTCGGCACCGCAGGCATTCCTCGGCATCGGAACCGACGGTCGCGCCAGCCTCGTGACCACCACCGGGAACCCCGACACCTCGATCATCCTCCGCGGCGGCGCTGACGGTCCGAACTACGGCCCGTCGCACGTCCGCGACGCCGCGCAGCGCCTGGATGCCGCCATGCTCACCCCCCGCGTGATCCTCGACGCCAGCCACGCCAACAGCGGCAAGGATCATGTGCGACAGGCAGAGGTCGCGGCCGAGATCGGTGCGCAGATCGCAGAGGACGGGGCGGCGATCGCGGGTGTGATGCTGGAGAGCAACCTCGAGGCCGGTGCGCAGAAGCTCGATGTGAGCGTCCGCACCCGCCTCGTCTACGGACAGAGCGTGACGGACGCGTGCATGGGCTGGGACGCGACGACGGCGGCTCTCGAGGCACTCGCGCAGGGCGTGCGCGCCCGCCGAGCCTGA
- a CDS encoding NUDIX hydrolase produces the protein MDLRVAAYAVITDEDDRVLLARWTEGRRAAWTMPGGGLEAGEDPEDAVRREVREETGYVVRVGELLGIHSRVIPATRRTHHADAPLHTLRILYRAEITGGRLRFEENGSTDMAGWFTIGDAAELQRVKLVDIALRMAKII, from the coding sequence ATGGATCTGCGGGTCGCGGCGTACGCGGTCATCACCGATGAAGACGACCGGGTGCTGTTGGCGCGCTGGACCGAGGGCCGACGCGCCGCATGGACGATGCCCGGCGGCGGCCTCGAGGCGGGGGAGGACCCGGAGGACGCGGTGCGCAGGGAGGTCCGCGAGGAGACCGGTTACGTCGTCCGCGTCGGAGAGCTGCTCGGCATCCACTCCCGTGTGATCCCGGCGACCCGGCGCACACACCACGCGGACGCGCCGCTGCACACGCTGCGCATCCTCTATCGCGCCGAGATCACCGGCGGCAGGCTCCGCTTCGAGGAGAACGGCTCCACCGACATGGCCGGCTGGTTCACGATCGGCGATGCGGCCGAACTGCAACGGGTCAAACTCGTCGACATCGCGCTGCGCATGGCGAAGATCATCTGA